One region of Monomorium pharaonis isolate MP-MQ-018 chromosome 11, ASM1337386v2, whole genome shotgun sequence genomic DNA includes:
- the LOC105836351 gene encoding putative inorganic phosphate cotransporter isoform X2, translated as MAVENANGRNRTLFPFRYLMAIMGSIGLAILYGFKVNASVAIVAMVNHTAVKSHIKLSMSNDSKTDNATLTSTNICQFDSISNVTIKAEDGPFVWNELIQGLILSSYFWGYTVSMLPSGRLAELWSAKWLMNVSVLLNLAASILTPVAARIHYWLFIAMRVLQGIGGGVSFPAMHVMIAKWAPLNERSVIASIVYAGTALGTVISVLLTGLLAANFGWESIFYIEGALCLIWCVLWWLMIADSPEEQTRFITKEEKSYIITSLGGHKKNIPKAVPWPQVFRSKPFMAILIAHFCSNFGWYMLLIELPTFMNQILKFDMSSNAGLSSVPFLCMWLFTMILSKVLTTLQGKGLITVTVSRKIGTLLASLVPMVCLIQVSYVGCDRMKAVVLMTIAVTCIGGMYSGFLANHIDIAPNFAGSLVAVTNFVATIPGFVVPIFVGQLTHGNQTIEAWRIVFLVTIILYIIEILVYTIFGSGNEQPWNQIEAPDEEANDQTLPLRRNNTK; from the exons ATGGCCGTGGAAAATGCCAACG GAAGAAACAGAACGCTCTTTCCGTTTCGTTACTTGATGGCCATAATGGGATCGATCGGCCTCGCCATTCTTTATGGGTTTAAAGTTAACGCTAGCGTGGCTATCGTCGCTATGGTGAATCACACAGCCGTTAAATCACACATCAAATTATCCATGTCGAACGATTCGAAAACTGACAATGCCACGCTAACGAGCACGAACATTTGCCAGTTCGATAGTATCTCAAATGTTACGATCAAAGCCGAG GATGGTCCGTTCGTATGGAACGAACTTATCCAGGGTCTCATTTTGTCTTCCTATTTCTGGGGCTACACAGTGTCCATGTTGCCGAGTGGAAGATTGGCAGAACTCTGGTCAGCCAAATGGCTGATGAACGTATCAGTTCTGTTGAATCTCGCTGCGTCCATCCTGACACCGGTCGCTGCGCGTATTCACTATTGGCTCTTCATAGCTATGAGAGTTCTTCAGGGAATCGGTGGT gGCGTATCGTTCCCCGCCATGCACGTGATGATCGCCAAGTGGGCGCCGCTGAATGAAAGAAGTGTCATAGCCTCGATCGTGTACGCAG GGACGGCACTCGGCACCGTGATATCCGTTCTACTAACTGGCTTACTGGCCGCGAATTTCGGTTGGGAATCCATCTTTTACATTGAAGGGGCACTTTGCTTGATTTGGTGCGTCCTTTGGTGGTTGATGATAGCGGATTCCCCGGAGGAACAGACGAGATTCATCACTAAAGAGGAGAAGAGCTACATCATTACGTCTTTGGGAGGACACAAGAAGAATATTCCTAAAGCG GTTCCATGGCCACAAGTATTTCGTTCCAAGCCGTTCATGGCGATCCTGATTGCCCATTTCTGCAGCAACTTTGGCTGGTACATGTTGCTTATCGAACTGCCCACCTTTATGAATCAGATCCTGAAGTTTGATATGAGCTCG AACGCAGGTTTATCGTCCGTTCCGTTTTTGTGCATGTGGCTCTTCACTATGATTCTCAGTAAAGTTTTAACTACCCTGCAGGGGAAAGGTCTGATTACAGTGACTGTATCTAGAAAAATCGGCACTCTCCTTG CGTCGCTCGTACCCATGGTGTGCTTGATACAAGTGTCATATGTCGGATGTGATCGCATGAAAGCCGTCGTACTGATGACGATCGCGGTGACTTGTATAGGCGGAATGTACTCCGGTTTTCTGGCAAATCACATAGACATCGCACCGAACTTTGCCGGTAGTTTAGTGGCGGTAACGAATTTCGTCGCCACCATACCCGGTTTCGTCGTACCGATATTTGTAGGACAATTGACTCACGGAAAT caAACCATAGAAGCGTGGAGGATCGTATTCCTCGTAACAAtcattctatatataattgagaTATTAGTTTATACTATCTTTGGGAGCGGCAATGAACAACCTTGGAACCAGATTGAAGCACCTGACGAGGAAGCGAACGATCAAACACTGCCTTTAAggagaaataatacaaaatag
- the LOC105836353 gene encoding protein crooked neck, which yields MEKSQKMPKVAKVKNKAPAEIQITAEQLLREAKERDLEILPPPPKQKISDPHELADYQHRKRKAFEDIIRKNRMVITNWMKYAQWEESQKQIQRARSIYERALEVDHRNIALWLKYTEMEMRNRQVNHARNLWDRAVTLLPRANQFWYKYTYMEETLENIAGARQVFERWMEWEPDEQAWQTYIKFELRYKEIDRARQIYERFVMVHPDVKHWIKYARFEESYGFIRGARAVYERAVNFYGDEGLDERLFLAFAKFEEGQREHDRARIIYKYALEHIPKSNTQEIYKAYTIHEKKYGDRSGIEDVIVSKRKHQYEQEIKENPSNYDAWFDYLRLVESEGNVDVIRETYERAIANVPPTKEKQFWRRYIYLWIKYALFEELEAKDVERCRQVYKVCLELIPHKRFTFSKIWLLYAYFEIRQKDVTKARKTLGLALGICPTDKLYRGYIDLEIQLVEFDRCRKLYEKFLEFGPENCTTWMRFAELETRLGELDRARSIYEFAIARPRLDMPELLWKSYIDFEIAQGETENARQLFERLLERTLHVKVWIAYAKFELLNPQLEDNPDNVVLARRIFERGNDSLRANGDTESRVLLLEAWKDFESEKGTPETLAKIVEKMPRRVKKKRRVVGEDGSDDGWEEVLDFVFPEDESQRPNLKFLASAKAWKKQAEQSQS from the coding sequence ATGGAGAAGTCGCAGAAGATGCCGAAGGTGGCGAAGGTGAAGAACAAAGCGCCCGCGGAGATACAGATCACCGCGGAGCAGCTGCTGCGCGAGGCGAAGGAGCGCGACCTGGAGAtcctgccgccgccgccgaagCAGAAGATCTCGGACCCGCACGAGCTCGCGGACTACCAGCATCGCAAGCGCAAGGCGTTCGAGGACATCATCCGCAAGAACCGCATGGTCATCACCAACTGGATGAAGTACGCGCAATGGGAGGAGAGCCAGAAGCAGATACAGCGGGCGAGATCGATCTACGAGCGGGCGCTCGAGGTCGATCATCGGAACATCGCGCTCTGGCTCAAGTACACCGAGATGGAGATGCGCAACCGGCAGGTGAACCACGCGAGGAATCTCTGGGACCGGGCGGTCACCCTGCTGCCGCGCGCCAATCAGTTTTGGTACAAGTACACGTACATGGAGGAAACGCTTGAGAACATCGCCGGGGCGCGCCAGGTGTTCGAGCGATGGATGGAATGGGAGCCGGACGAGCAGGCCTGGCAGACGTACATCAAGTTCGAGCTGCGCTATAAGGAGATCGACCGGGCGCGGCAGATCTACGAGCGCTTCGTCATGGTACACCCGGACGTGAAGCACTGGATCAAGTACGCCCGCTTCGAGGAGTCGTACGGCTTCATCAGGGGCGCGCGCGCAGTCTACGAGCGCGCTGTCAACTTCTACGGGGACGAGGGCTTGGACGAGAGACTGTTCCTGGCGTTTGCTAAGTTCGAGGAGGGCCAGCGAGAGCACGATCGCGCTCGCATCATCTACAAGTACGCGCTCGAGCACATCCCGAAGAGCAATACCCAGGAGATCTACAAGGCGTATACGATACACGAGAAGAAGTACGGCGACCGTTCGGGCATCGAGGACGTGATCGTTAGCAAGCGAAAGCACCAGTACGAGCAGGAGATCAAGGAGAACCCCTCGAACTACGACGCGTGGTTCGACTACTTGAGACTGGTCGAGTCTGAGGGTAACGTCGACGTGATCCGCGAAACGTACGAGCGAGCGATCGCCAACGTGCCGCCCACCAAGGAGAAGCAGTTCTGGCGTAGGTACATCTACCTGTGGATTAAATATGCTCTCTTCGAAGAACTGGAGGCCAAGGACGTCGAGCGGTGCCGGCAGGTGTACAAGGTGTGCCTGGAGTTGATCCCGCACAAGCGCTTCACCTTCTCCAAGATCTGGCTGCTTTACGCGTACTTCGAGATACGACAGAAGGATGTGACCAAGGCGAGAAAGACTCTGGGTCTGGCGCTGGGAATATGCCCGACGGACAAGCTGTATCGGGGCTACATCGATCTGGAGATACAGCTGGTGGAGTTCGATCGATGCCGCAAACTGTACGAGAAGTTCCTCGAGTTCGGGCCGGAGAACTGTACCACGTGGATGCGATTCGCCGAGCTGGAGACGCGACTGGGCGAGCTCGATCGTGCCCGGTCGATATACGAGTTCGCGATTGCGCGGCCGAGGCTGGACATGCCGGAGCTGTTGTGGAAGTCGTACATCGACTTCGAGATTGCCCAGGGCGAGACTGAGAACGCCCGACAGCTGTTCGAGCGACTGCTGGAGCGCACGTTGCACGTCAAGGTCTGGATCGCGTACGCCAAGTTCGAGCTGCTGAATCCGCAGCTGGAGGACAATCCCGACAACGTTGTTCTGGCGAGACGGATCTTTGAACGTGGCAACGACTCTCTGAGAGCCAACGGCGACACCGAGAGCCGAGTATTACTGCTTGAGGCCTGGAAAGACTTCGAGAGCGAGAAGGGCACGCCCGAAACCCTCGCGAAGATCGTAGAGAAGATGCCGCGCAGAGTGAAGAAGAAGAGGCGCGTGGTGGGCGAGGACGGTAGCGACGACGGCTGGGAGGAGGTCCTCGATTTTGTATTTCCAGAGGACGAGTCACAGAGGCCGAACCTCAAGTTCCTGGCTTCTGCAAAGGCGTGGAAAAAGCAGGCCGAGCAATCTCAGTCCTGA
- the LOC105836350 gene encoding sm-like protein LSM3A, which translates to MVEESEQLPPIDVKEPLDLIKLSLEERIYVKMRNERELRGKLHAFDQHLNMVLGDVEEIINIVEIDEETYEEIYRQKKRTIQMLFVRGDGVILVSPPT; encoded by the exons ATGGTTGAGGAATCGGAGCAG TTACCGCCGATAGATGTAAAGGAGCCGCTGGACCTCATAAAGCTCAGCCTAGAGGAGCGGATTTACGTGAAGATGAGGAACGAGAGGGAACTCCGAGGAAAATTACAC GCTTTCGATCAGCACTTGAACATGGTGCTGGGCGACGTGGAGGAGATCATAAACATAGTGGAGATCGACGAAGAAACGTACGAGGAGATCTATCGTCAGAAGAAGAGGACTATTCAGATGCTGTTTGTACGCGGCGATGGTGTCATCCTGGTTTCCCCACCAACGTAA
- the LOC105836352 gene encoding 5-methylcytosine rRNA methyltransferase NSUN4 — translation MARLFNRLAIKELARIQAATYSTKKADHWSVLKRKKTHMDKALNHFDEFYGNVYGKSWESIRTALLMEEHKYMAVVNSFSDINRIKAELESQGAMNLRTIYEIYKEHIDANPPKSNKKKEKGRKAKSRMESVISNVATSLVQSHYPTDYESAPTSLNTNKDEDTAVTDQGLQPVEMKSIESNLNEITLDENRIVHPNASMSGLYEFVPATKIKGMEDWVLESQHYGYYKEGSGFSVNIEKEAVLAFPEYLNVYTFEQNNDSDFPSPKKGSTGVLDYYLLDGASVLPVLALDVQPGDAVLDMCAAPGGKTLSILQTLMPNIMVANDIQKSRVNRIHKVIDQYVAGIGEWEKRLFVTERDARFIDDKDMFNKILVDVPCTTDRHVLHSEDNNIFKPQRIQERLKMPELQAAILTNALKIISVGGTVVYSTCSLSPIQNDGVVGMALKKAWEETNSVMIVKDMSEALNPLRCLYEFGNFGLKYGHIAIPTLENNWGPMYFCKIVRIR, via the exons atggcacGTTTGTTTAATAGACTTGCAATCAAGGAACTGGCTAGAATTCAGGCTGCTACATATAGTACTAAAAAAGCGGATCATTGG TCTGTacttaaaaggaaaaagacgCACATGGACAAAGCACTGAATCATTTTGATGAATTCTATGGTAATGTTTATGGAAAGTCATGGGAAAGTATAAGAACTGCCCTGCTGATGGAAGAGCACAAGTACATGGCTGTTGTAAACAGCTTTAGTGATATAAATAGGATTAAGGCAGAGTTAGAG tCTCAAGGTGCCATGAATCTAAGAACAATTTATGAAATCTATAAGGAACATATTGATGCAAATCCTCccaaatctaataaaaaaaaggaaaaaggaagaaaagcaAAAAGTCGAATGGAATCTGTGATTTCTAATGTTGCGACTTCGTTGGTGCAGTCGCATTATCCTACCGATTATGAATCAGCGCCTACGTCtctaaatacaaataaagatGAAGATACAGCGGTAACGGATCAAGGATTACAGCCTGTAGAAATGAAATCTATCGAGTCGAATTTGAATGAAATTACCTTAGACGAAAATCGAATCGTGCATCCCAATGCCAGTATGAGCGGATTGTATGAATTTGTACCAGCCACGAAAATCAAGG gCATGGAGGACTGGGTATTGGAATCACAACATTACGGCTATTACAAGGAGGGCTCAGGTTTTTCAGTAAACATCGAGAAAGAGGCAGTGTTAGCGTTTCCGGAGTATCTCAACGTGTATACATTTGAACAAAACAATGATAGTGATTTTCCATCTCCTAAAAAAGGATCAACCGGCGTCTTAG ATTACTATCTCCTGGATGGCGCCTCTGTATTGCCAGTGTTGGCCTTAGACGTGCAACCTGGCGATGCCGTGCTGGACATGTGCGCGGCGCCAGGAGGAAAAACCCTGAGCATTCTTCAGACGCTTATGCCGAACATAATGGTAGCTAACGACATTCAAAAGTCTCGAGTGAATAGGATACACAAAGTCATTGATCAATATGTAGCCGGCATCGGTGAGTGGGAGAAAAGATTGTTTGTGACGGAGCGAGATGCGAGATTCATTGATGACAAGGATATGTTTAACAAG ATTTTGGTGGATGTGCCGTGTACCACAGACAGACATGTTTTGCATTCAGAGGATAACAATATCTTCAAACCACAGAGGATACaggaaagattaaaaatgcCGGAGTTACAAGCGGCTATTTTAAC TAATGCGTTGAAGATAATATCGGTTGGCGGAACGGTTGTGTATTCTACTTGTTCTCTCAGTCCTATTCAAAATGACGGCGTCGTCGGCATGGCGTTGAAAAAGGCTTGGGAGGAAACTAATTCTGTCATGATTGTAAA AGATATGAGCGAAGCACTGAATCCATTGAGATGCCTTTATGAATTCGGTAATTTTGGATTAAAATACGGCCATATCGCTATTCCTACGCTCGAAAATAATTGGGGACCCATGTACTTTTGTAAAATAGTACGAATACGGTAA
- the LOC105836349 gene encoding sperm flagellar protein 1-like: protein MNANSETGDHLDEIYNWIDQIKFSRPKRNIARDFSDGVLMAELLKRYYPKHVDVHNYVAGNSIAKKIDNWSTLNRKVLSKIDMRLGKEVINQLASSQSGVIEKVLSDLRAKILRDSNAERESLYFGFEESKDNNIETVDSALNPDEVANKTVPRHLFTRLKQELQEKNDTISTLQQKISHLESLMKLKDQRIDDLTVQIMRLPVERNAPTPRPHVIGGGISKSHVSTKLSYQI from the exons ATGAACGCTAACTCTGAGACCGGCGATCATCTTGATGAGATCTACAACTGGATCGATCAAATCAAGTTTTCCAGACCAAAAAGGAACATAGCCAGAGACTTTTCCGATGGAG tgTTGATGGCGGAGCTGTTGAAACGTTATTATCCTAAGCATGTGGACGTGCACAATTATGTCGCCGGCAACAGTATCGCGAAGAAGATCGACAATTGGAGCACGCTGAATCGCAAGGTATTATCGAAGATAGACATGAGGCTGGGGAAGGAAGTGATAAATCAGCTGGCGAGTTCCCAGTCAGGCGTTATCGAGAAAGTTCTCAGCGATTTGCGAGCCAAGATCTTGAGGGATTCCAACGCCGAAAGAGAGTCCTTATATTTTGGCTTCGAGGAGAGCAAAG ataataatatagagaCGGTAGATTCCGCGCTAAATCCTGACGAGGTAGCGAACAAGACCGTCCCCCGGCACCTCTTCACCCGTCTGAAGCAGGAGCTGCAGGAGAAGAACGATACGATCTCCACGTTGCAGCAGAAAATCTCGCATCTGGAGAGTCTAATGAAACTGAAGGACCAACGGATCGATGATCTTACGGTGCAGATTATGAGGCTGCCGGTTGAGCGAAACGCCCCTACTCCGCGTCCCCACGTTATCGGTGGTGGAATCTCGAAATCACACGTTTCCACCAAGCTGTCGTATCAAatctaa
- the LOC105836351 gene encoding putative inorganic phosphate cotransporter isoform X1: MAVENANATGRNRTLFPFRYLMAIMGSIGLAILYGFKVNASVAIVAMVNHTAVKSHIKLSMSNDSKTDNATLTSTNICQFDSISNVTIKAEDGPFVWNELIQGLILSSYFWGYTVSMLPSGRLAELWSAKWLMNVSVLLNLAASILTPVAARIHYWLFIAMRVLQGIGGGVSFPAMHVMIAKWAPLNERSVIASIVYAGTALGTVISVLLTGLLAANFGWESIFYIEGALCLIWCVLWWLMIADSPEEQTRFITKEEKSYIITSLGGHKKNIPKAVPWPQVFRSKPFMAILIAHFCSNFGWYMLLIELPTFMNQILKFDMSSNAGLSSVPFLCMWLFTMILSKVLTTLQGKGLITVTVSRKIGTLLASLVPMVCLIQVSYVGCDRMKAVVLMTIAVTCIGGMYSGFLANHIDIAPNFAGSLVAVTNFVATIPGFVVPIFVGQLTHGNQTIEAWRIVFLVTIILYIIEILVYTIFGSGNEQPWNQIEAPDEEANDQTLPLRRNNTK, translated from the exons ATGGCCGTGGAAAATGCCAACG ctACAGGAAGAAACAGAACGCTCTTTCCGTTTCGTTACTTGATGGCCATAATGGGATCGATCGGCCTCGCCATTCTTTATGGGTTTAAAGTTAACGCTAGCGTGGCTATCGTCGCTATGGTGAATCACACAGCCGTTAAATCACACATCAAATTATCCATGTCGAACGATTCGAAAACTGACAATGCCACGCTAACGAGCACGAACATTTGCCAGTTCGATAGTATCTCAAATGTTACGATCAAAGCCGAG GATGGTCCGTTCGTATGGAACGAACTTATCCAGGGTCTCATTTTGTCTTCCTATTTCTGGGGCTACACAGTGTCCATGTTGCCGAGTGGAAGATTGGCAGAACTCTGGTCAGCCAAATGGCTGATGAACGTATCAGTTCTGTTGAATCTCGCTGCGTCCATCCTGACACCGGTCGCTGCGCGTATTCACTATTGGCTCTTCATAGCTATGAGAGTTCTTCAGGGAATCGGTGGT gGCGTATCGTTCCCCGCCATGCACGTGATGATCGCCAAGTGGGCGCCGCTGAATGAAAGAAGTGTCATAGCCTCGATCGTGTACGCAG GGACGGCACTCGGCACCGTGATATCCGTTCTACTAACTGGCTTACTGGCCGCGAATTTCGGTTGGGAATCCATCTTTTACATTGAAGGGGCACTTTGCTTGATTTGGTGCGTCCTTTGGTGGTTGATGATAGCGGATTCCCCGGAGGAACAGACGAGATTCATCACTAAAGAGGAGAAGAGCTACATCATTACGTCTTTGGGAGGACACAAGAAGAATATTCCTAAAGCG GTTCCATGGCCACAAGTATTTCGTTCCAAGCCGTTCATGGCGATCCTGATTGCCCATTTCTGCAGCAACTTTGGCTGGTACATGTTGCTTATCGAACTGCCCACCTTTATGAATCAGATCCTGAAGTTTGATATGAGCTCG AACGCAGGTTTATCGTCCGTTCCGTTTTTGTGCATGTGGCTCTTCACTATGATTCTCAGTAAAGTTTTAACTACCCTGCAGGGGAAAGGTCTGATTACAGTGACTGTATCTAGAAAAATCGGCACTCTCCTTG CGTCGCTCGTACCCATGGTGTGCTTGATACAAGTGTCATATGTCGGATGTGATCGCATGAAAGCCGTCGTACTGATGACGATCGCGGTGACTTGTATAGGCGGAATGTACTCCGGTTTTCTGGCAAATCACATAGACATCGCACCGAACTTTGCCGGTAGTTTAGTGGCGGTAACGAATTTCGTCGCCACCATACCCGGTTTCGTCGTACCGATATTTGTAGGACAATTGACTCACGGAAAT caAACCATAGAAGCGTGGAGGATCGTATTCCTCGTAACAAtcattctatatataattgagaTATTAGTTTATACTATCTTTGGGAGCGGCAATGAACAACCTTGGAACCAGATTGAAGCACCTGACGAGGAAGCGAACGATCAAACACTGCCTTTAAggagaaataatacaaaatag